The Brassica oleracea var. oleracea cultivar TO1000 chromosome C6, BOL, whole genome shotgun sequence genomic interval ATATTAATAGTAATAATTACGAAATTAAATAATGTATTATTTTATAAAAACATTGAAAATTTTTAATTAGATTTTGTTAGATTTTCCTCAACTGATTTTGTTTGAACTAAAAATAATTAAATTTATAGTTAAAATTGATTCATTAAGATTAAAAAAAACGATATATATTTGCTTGATTAAAGTAAATAATCAAAGATGTCATAATAATAAATCAATGAAATGGTCCTACTATGACTTTTTCATAGTAGATTTTTTTGTACTTCTCTTTTAATAGAGACGATATAGTTAAGAAATCTGATTTTTTTCTTAATAACTATAAATATATTATTAATAAATACATGTTTTAATTAAATCTACATTTCTAAAATTTGATTTCTTGATATAGAGGTATTTTATTTTGATTTTTTTTACACATAAAGACACTTTCTATGTTTTTATTACAAGTTGAGACACATTCTACTACTAGGATAGTTTTTAATGGTTGTTAGTTACTGTTCTGTTTCGGATGAATATTTTAAATTTTTGAATTGTTTTAAAATGGTGGTATCCAAAGCATCAATAAATAGCAACTGTTGTTTACAAAAAAAATAAATAGCAACTGTAAAATAGTGAATAGAGAAATTTAGAATATTTAGATATATACTATTACACGTACATTTGATATGGTTATAGGAAACCTGATTTTTTTGTTATAAATATTGATAATTATATAAGGATTTATATAAATAGATTTCGAATTTTAAAAATATGTATATTTATTTTTTTTATTTTGATATCTAAATATTATTATGTTAATTTATTTGAAAAAATCTAGAATGGTTCAAAAACAATCTAACAATAAAAAATTAGTTTTAAACTAATTTTTTATTGGATATAATACTTATATTTTTGAACTTATATTATTAAAGAGATCAATTTTAGTTGGACCATTATAACTATTTGATAGTCCAAAAATTTGTCGATAAAATATAACTCTATTTTAATATAGTAGACTAGGATACTACCTATAATAAAACACGGTATTTTTTAATTTTATTTACAAAATATAATAAAAATTGAAATGTTAATTATTAATATGTATGTTGGGTAATTTGGTCTTCTGTGATGACAATATGATTCTCGTATATTCATATATAGTTATGTTTTTTATTGTTGGATTATTTGATATTTTGTGAAGATAGTATGAATCTCGTATTCATACATAGATGTTGATGACAGTTCGATCAGATCAAATGAGGGCTTTACAATTTATTAATATTTTTCGTTGTCAATAATGAATAACCTATAAAACAATTTGAATTTAGAAACTAAAAAAAGGCAAATTGTTAACAAATAGTTAACGTCTGCATAGATCTCTTCACAAGTGGTTAACAAATATATTTTCAAGTTTAAACTTTAAATGTATTGTTCTAGATAGGATTTTAAAAACTTGTTGGTATATATCTTAATACCAAAATATATTCTCTAAAATTGTAAGTTTGTTGAGATATTTTTTTTTAAACGTATGAATTCAATTAAGAGAATCTTCAACTCATTGTTATTTTTGACTCTATTGTAGCATTTAGAGTCAATTTCACTCCGATCCATTGTTATTTCTTTATCTAAAATAGATATTGCTATTTTTTCTTCTATATTTAAAGGAATAAATAACAATCTCTATTTTTTACTTTATATTTTGAAGATTATTATAACAGGAGAATATATTGGAGCAAACTTCATCTGTATTATAGAGATTCTCTATTTTAGAGAAAAATATAACAAAATACATTGGAGATGGTCAAGGATACAACCGAAACGAAGATAAGATAGAAAAGCACAAACACCAACAACATGATAAATATAGTAAAAACGATTTTGTAGAAGATCTTTTTTTTTGTCATCTATGAATTTCATTAAACTTGAACTGAAGTACTACATGAAAGCTTTTACACAAGCCGGCAAAGAACACATTCCTTCCGGAGCCAAAAGCCGGCAAGGATCACAATCCTTCCAGAGCCAGATGAAATTACAAAGGCATGAATAAAACATAAGGGTGAGTTACTAAAACTTAAGCTTAGAAACTCATATTAGAGAATTGAAGTGGATGTCCTGATGATAGCAACCATCAACCACAAGGGAAGAGTGCGCCGATCTTCAAAAAAAGAATAGAAACAAGCCGAAGAATCTTGTTTGTTGACTTGAAGTTACTTCCTATCCTACGAACCAAAGAACCAATTTAGTAGAGACCTCAAAGCTCACAACCTTAAGCCGGTACTTCCATCAGCTCCAGCTATATCGTAACACAATTAAACCATTTGGATCTTCATAAAAACCGGGGAAGACACTCTTGTCACAAACCAAAGCAGAGACCTTCCACATTATTGATACAAGAACTAAACCTTAAGCATAACCCATACTCAGCTCATCCATACCAGACCGAAACCAAAACGATAAGGAGGATGAAAGATGTTGAATCCTAAGAGCTCAGCCATCAGAGGAGGTGACGCAACAATACGTAGAAACTATAACCACAAATTTGAACCGGAATAACAGCCACCGCGAACCAGAACTAAAGTACGCATCTCGACTAGTCATTCCTTTGAAACTGAGCTCATCACCAGACAACTCATCCTCAACCCTAGACAATACTAAAACCGCAAAGGACTGACCGCTTATGGAGGATTGCAAAACGGAGACACTTCAGGCGAGCAGAAACCGAAACTCTTCACCGGAGATGGACCCGACCAACCAGTCCAGAACCACCGCAAAGCTTGCGCCGGAAACTGACCTTTCACATCTCCAGACCGTAACAAGCAAAGAGAGACCAACACCTCAGATCTAGTGTGAACGACCTTGTTGAAACGCCGTCGGACGCTACCAGAAATAAATTTACGATAAACAATAAATGAATTTAGAATATATAAAATATACTATAAATAAATTGCAATATAGTTTAACAATATATTATTATAGTTTGTATTTATATATTCTTAATGAATATTAATTTAAATCGCAATTTATAAATTAAAATTTATATTAAAATTTATATTAAAATTTATATTAAAATTTTAATATAACAATATGAATTGCATATATTATGATATATTTATTAATGATACTAAAAACTATATTAATATATTATGTAAATGCATTTGTAATTATATATTGTATAAAATGTGATTTGGATGAACCTATGTTTAGTAGTCCTAAGCTAAAATATAACAAATGAGATCAAAACTCTAATTTAATAGATTAGATAGTCAAGAACGATTTGCCAAACCATGGTTTATTAAATAGAATCAATTGTGAGAATATATGTTTTGTTAGAATATTTTAGTTCTTATTATTTATTTATGCTCTGTGTCCTCTGTTGTTTGGTTACAGATAAACTCTCTGCATTAACAGTTGAAGCAAACGAGCAGAACAAATGAAGAAGGCAGATTCTTAACGAGTTTTTAGACCTTAAAGGAAACATTCGTGTGTTTTGCCGAGTGAAACCCTTAGACTCTAGAAACTTGAGAGCAACGGTTGCTTCTGATACAAGAAACGTTATTATCACGTTAACAGAAAGCAAGAGGAAAACCTACAACTTCGACAGAGTTTTCGAACCAGATTCATCGCAAGGTCAGGTGGCTCTCATCTTCTTTTTTGGCGGCTTTCATCTTCTTTGAGACTTTTCCACTATGACGTCGACACGGTTACTTATAGGTAAAATATTATGCACATACGTGAAAGTGTTGTTGATGATACTATTCAAAATCGGTTATCGATGGCTACAATGCTTTATGGACAAACTGATACTGGAAAAATATTCACAATGGTAAAGATTATTAGTGGAAACATCTCTTTGATTTCACTTCTTGTTTCTTCAATCTATTTAAAGTTGATATCTAATACTAGAGAAATCAAGGGATTGTTCAGTTTCTTTAACGCGTGGATTCCCAAGATATATTGCGTGGAGGTGGAGGTTCAATATCAAAGAAAAGCCGTAATTTCAAAGAGAATGTTCAAAAGAGATAATAGATCGAATAGAAACATTAATTAAGATGTTGCTATAAAAAAAAGGAGATTTATGAAACAACAAATACTTGTCTAAGTTTCATTCAACCACAAGAATGTTGCATGATTAGAGGTGTCAACTGGGCGGCCTGACCATGGGCTAGCCCAGTCCAATTCATTTTGGGCGGGCTATGGACGTGCCCAATTAATAAATGGTCCAACTGGACAAAAGACCAATTGGTACATGGTCTAATTCGGCGAAGACCAAATAGACAATGGGTGTCCATGGGCTTCCTAAAACATGTTTTTATGAGTTTAACAAAAGAAAACATAACTTTACATTTGAACCCAAAACAATAGTTTTATCTTTAAAATAAAAAATTCATGATTTTGACGGAAAACATAATTTCACAATTTTGACCTAAAAATGTATTTCATTAATTTGGCGGGAAAATGCAATTTATCGGTTTTGGCGGGAAAACGCAATTTTTCGGTTTTGGCGTGAAAACGCAATTTCTCGGCTTTAGCGGGAAAACGAAATTTCTCGATTTTGGCGTGAAAACACAATTTCAAGATTTTGGCGGGAAAGCGCAATTTCTCGGTTTTGGCGGGAAAACACAATTTCTCGGTTTCGGCGGGAAAACGCAATTTCTCGGTTTTGGCGGGAAAGCGCAATTTTTCGGTTTTAGCGGAAAACACACAATTTTTTGGTTTTGGCGGGAAAACACAATTTTTCGGTTTTGGCGGGAAAACACAATTTCTCGGTTTCGGCGGGAAAACGCAATTTCTCGGTTTTGGCGGGAAAGCGCAATTTTTCGGTTTTAGCGGAAAACACACAATTTTTTGGTTTTGGCGGGAAAACACAATTTTTCGGTTTTGGCGGGAAAACACAATTTCAAGGTTTTGGCGGAAAAACGCAATTTTCGGTTTTGGCGGGAAAACGCAATTTCTCGGTTTTGGCGGGAAAGCGCAATTTTTCGGTTTTAGCGGAAAACACACAATTTTTTGGTTTTGGCGGGAAAACACAATTTTCGGTTTTGGCGGAAAAACACAATTTCTGGTTTTGGCGGGAAAACGCAATTTCTCGGTTTCGAACAATAAAAAAAATATTTTTATAATTTTGGAAAGTAAACATAATTTCAAAATTTTAGAAATAAGATCTAAACTAATAATTAAAAAATAATTATAAATTTTATTGGGTGTCCATGGGCATGTCCATTTGGACATGGTCTCTATTGGTATTAGACATTTGTTTGGACCATTGTCCAATATGGACCACCCATTATTGCCCAAAACTGAAATGGTCCAACTGGTCATGTCCATTTGGACCATGGACGGACCATTTGACAGCTATATGCATGATGAATTTGAAGCCTTGACCACACTTTTAAACTCTTCAAGCGTCTTAAGTCTTTCCTGCGAGTTAAACTCTTTCATGATGATTCTTGCTTTCTTCAGTCAATTTGCATTTCGTAGAATGTAATTCGCCGCTCCTTTCTCTTTTTCTAGTTGCTCTTTGCAGCAGTTCCACACAAAAGTCTCCAAACATTCCGGAACATTCTTTGGTTGATTCCATCTCCCCGAACAAACTTTTCTATAATCCCATCCACAACCTATAAGTTTGAGGACTTGTAATCTAGGAGAAGTGCTGGATATATATTTAGACCTCCATTGGGCTCTTATCAAGAGACCCATCAGTTATTCCTTTGTAATGGGCCATGTAGACCAGTACTTAATCAATGTACATGTAAACCTCTGAGACGGTAAAATAAATACAATCTAGCACAAGGTTATTGATATACTCGTGTTGATTAGGTCTCTAAAACGATTAGAGGTAAAACATAGCATCATGGATCATGAAAAATGTATAACATAGTAACACAAAACATCAAAGTTGGTGACGACCACCTAAAAACTAAAAGGAGTAGGTAAATGGCGTCAGCTTTGCCTTGTGCTTATCTCAACTACCAACTGTTTGAATATTGATGATTATGTTCTGGATAATGCCACACAAATAAAATAAAACAATTCATTTGAAAATGACGTGGCAAATAGAACTACGAAGGTTCTAGGGCCTCGCTGTAATAATACCCAAAGCCATATTAGTCCGCCAGGCCCATATAAATAAAGTCGTAGAGCAATAAATAATACACAGAGGAGAGATGATGTCGACGACGGCGAGTCACGGAAGAGTGATGATGCTTCCGTCACCATCCAGAGCGTTGCAGAATCAGCAACCATTGATTGGATCGGATATGTTCCGCTTAAAACAAACGGAACCGAGGGGGTCGAGGCTGGTGGTTGCGGCGACGGCGAAGTATAAGGGGACGAAGATGAGGGAGGAGAAGCTATCGGAGATGATAGTTGAGAAAGTGAAGGAAGCGACGGAGGTTTGCGAGGCGGACGTGAGATCGGAGGAGTGTAAAGTCGCGTGGGACGAAGTGGAAGAGGTGAGCCAAGCCAGAGCAGATCTGAGGATCAAGCTCAGGCTCCTGAACCAGGATCCGCTCGAGAGTTTCTGCCAAGAGAATCCTGAGACCGACGAGTGTCGTATCTACGAAGATTGAGTAATGAGTGTGTCTGTGTATGTTCTGTCTTTTCGTAGAATTTTAGATATATTATCTCGATGTGATTATTTGGGACTATATGCTAACAATAAGAGAGTGTCGCATTTGTTATACGGTTGGACATGAAACAGAGTTATTCTAATTAAGTTAGATTTGCTGTCTGCAAAACCAGACATGTTATGGAGAGTCGAGAGAGATACAAACTGTGGGTTGTTGTCTAACGGACGTCGTGAAATACGTGAAAACGACTCTGTCGTGGTTAGAAATTTAACACAATGGCCCAGTGAGTTAATTGGGCTTATACTAAATCGCCAGGTCCGAGAGTTAGAGCGCAAGCCCAGTGAGTTAATAATAATTATCAGACCATATAAAATTTCTCTATAAATTTGAAATTATATAATGATATTTATTTTCCAATGAAATTTTTCTGAATAACATATTTAATATGAAACGGAAGGAATATGGTTTAGTTTTACAAGGGTTGATGCAATTACATAGAATTTATTATTTCATGTATATAAAGTGAAATAATAATATAAACACACAAAAATGATGAAATATTTTTTAAAAAGAAAGACAAAAAAAAAGAAACAACTAAACAAAGAAAGAAATCCCAAAAAGTATATCTTTTTCTCGTTCTCCGAATCAATATTGAAAGTCAAAGTCAAATTTTGGAGATGAAGAAATCTCTATGATTCTTTGATTTGATTCCATCTCGGCCTTGATTCTTGAATTGAGGGTCTTTATGTATAAAGAAGAAGAAGAAGAAGAAGAAAATGTATAAGAGTTATGGAAAAGGTACAAATACTTGCGCTTTTATTGTACATGATCTCTTGGAAATGTTGAAGTAAAACCTTTAGAAACTGATATAATCTTCACTAAGAGTATACGAGGAGCTTTGATCTTTTCATTCATTTAGTTTTAGTCTCTTAGTTACGTGTGTTGAATCTATTTGATTTCTACTCTCCAAGCGTTGAAAGAAGAAGAAAAAGATTTAATACTCCCTCCCTTATTTAATATAAGTCGTTTTAGAATTGTGCACATAAATTAAGAAAATCATTAATTTTTTATATTTTCTAAACAAAAACATCATTAATTATTTACCTAACCACGAATCAACCAATAATAAAATAGAAGGTATATTATCATTGATCATATAACATTAACTGTTCATAAATTTTACATAGAAAACCTAAAACATCATATAATTTGGAACATAAAAAAATCTTTAAAACGATTTATATTAAAAACCGGAGTATAAAAAACAAAAATGGATGAAAAAGTCATTGATCTGAATTAAGTTTACCACAAAAAAAAAACCTAGGAATGACTGGAACCCCCAAAATGTGAGACAAACATTGGTTTTAACGCTACAATGAGAACCGGAGGAGACATAAACTGTGTCAATTGTCATATGGATAACTGCAAAATTCTGTGATGTCCTCAATAAAGCTACCCGAGCTCTTATGAAATAGAGGTATAGTCTTGTAAATCTCAAACTTTAAACTTTGTTTAGCCCATTGTTTTGATATTTAGAAAATGCAACTAAAATATATTTGTAATGGTCACCATCTAAAGTACTAATCAACGACCAGTTGTTTCTTCGTGATTTCATGTAGTGGTTCCAGATTCAAATAATCATGTACTTGTATTACATGTTATTTTGAAAAAGCTGAAGTTTATACTATGTTTTAGAGTTTACCTGGTTTTGAGAAACTGCTTTTTCTTTCAAAATGTTTAGTTTGGAAATAAAATAACACTAAATCAACATAACACGATTCAATGGTTTATGATGTTTTGTATTACAAAAATTGAGATTCAAATCTTAATTATATAAATCAACAAAAATAAAAAATAAAACTTATATGAGATTTTGACGTGATGCATGTCAAACTTTTTATATGGTCATATTATAAAATTAACGATGTAATATAAAAAAATAATTTTCAGAAATCAAAACCTTAGTTAAATTAAATCCAAGGAAACATTATCTGGTTTAAGAGATAGATTAGAGAACAAGTTAACCCAATACAAACTATGTTTTTTTTCTCGATTCACAACACCTATGTAAGGTAGTCTATATTCCATTTACACATGTTCGTATTTCACGGGAGTAAGAGAAATCGAACATTTTTGTAACAGGGATAAGGTCGCGTTCAAACTCAGGCGAACATACGAAACAGTCATTAGACAAATGGCACTTAACAAAACGATCAAACAATTCGTTTTTTAAAGAAAATAGCTTTGATTGGTAACCATACTGAATGAGCGTTCAAACTCAGGCGAACATACGAAACAGTCATTGGACAAATGGCACTTAACAAAACGATCAAACAATTCGTTTTTTTAAGAAATTAGCTTTGATTGGTAACCATACGAAATGACGGAATGACATATGAAACGCGGTTCCGCAAGTATTTTACCAACCAAGAAAATGTTGCGGAATGAAAAAAAAACGCAAAAACGCAGATTATAAAGAGAAAGTTTATTAAGTGGAAAAATGAGTTTTAGTAGATTATGGTGGAAAAGTTTACAAAATTAACATTTTTATATTATTCAATTATATGTTAATACTATCTTAAAATTTAAAATACATACTAATAATTTTTTAATGATGAATAGTTATGTTGTAAATAAAAATTTATTATAACTTTTTTATTATAAAATGTTAATCTATTGTTAAAACATATTGAAAGATAAACTAGATATTTAT includes:
- the LOC106298530 gene encoding calvin cycle protein CP12-3, chloroplastic — encoded protein: MMSTTASHGRVMMLPSPSRALQNQQPLIGSDMFRLKQTEPRGSRLVVAATAKYKGTKMREEKLSEMIVEKVKEATEVCEADVRSEECKVAWDEVEEVSQARADLRIKLRLLNQDPLESFCQENPETDECRIYED